In Polynucleobacter sp. MWH-S4W17, a genomic segment contains:
- a CDS encoding phosphomannomutase/phosphoglucomutase — protein MQLSPSIFKAYDIRGIIDETVDPSIAKLIGQAFGTEMCELGETEIVIGRDGRLSGPSLIEALTEGLLSTGINVIDLGMVATPMVYFGANQVLNGKKPKSGIMITGSHNPPNYNGFKMVLGGAAIYGDQIQALRKRIEDKKFATGQGTRSTFDIFPMYLERIVSDVKLARPMKIVVDCGNGVGGAFAGKLFRALGCEVQELFCEVDGHFPNHHPDPAHIENLQDLIKNLQTTDNELGLAFDGDADRLGVVTKDGQVIFPDRQMMLFAKDVLSRNPGGQIIYDVKCTRNLATFVKKHGGEPLMWKTGHSLVKAKLKETGAPLAGEMSGHIFFKDRWFGFDDGLYTGARLLEILSKEKDPNQTLNDLPNAICTPELQLACAEGEPFALLETIKANAKFPTSESINTIDGVRVEYADGFGLARPSNTTPVVVMRFEADSEEAIARIQAEFKAVLLAAKPGAKLPF, from the coding sequence ATGCAACTCTCTCCATCCATTTTTAAAGCTTATGACATTCGCGGCATTATTGATGAGACTGTTGATCCATCGATTGCCAAACTCATTGGTCAGGCATTTGGTACGGAGATGTGTGAGCTCGGTGAAACTGAAATTGTGATCGGTCGTGACGGTCGTTTATCGGGTCCTAGCTTGATTGAGGCTTTGACTGAAGGGTTGCTGTCTACCGGTATTAATGTGATTGATCTAGGAATGGTTGCTACGCCAATGGTTTACTTTGGTGCCAACCAGGTACTCAATGGCAAGAAACCAAAGTCCGGCATCATGATTACCGGTAGCCATAACCCACCGAATTACAACGGCTTCAAGATGGTTCTGGGTGGCGCTGCAATCTATGGCGATCAAATTCAGGCATTGCGTAAGCGTATTGAAGATAAGAAATTCGCTACGGGCCAAGGAACTAGATCTACCTTTGACATATTTCCAATGTACTTAGAGCGTATTGTGAGCGACGTTAAGTTAGCTCGTCCGATGAAGATTGTTGTGGATTGCGGCAATGGTGTTGGTGGTGCTTTTGCTGGAAAACTTTTCAGGGCCTTAGGCTGCGAAGTGCAAGAACTCTTTTGCGAAGTCGATGGTCATTTCCCAAATCACCATCCAGATCCTGCTCATATTGAAAATCTACAAGATCTGATTAAGAACCTGCAGACTACCGATAATGAATTAGGCCTAGCCTTTGACGGTGACGCCGATCGTTTAGGCGTGGTCACTAAAGATGGTCAGGTGATTTTCCCAGACCGCCAAATGATGCTCTTTGCTAAAGATGTGCTCTCACGCAACCCGGGCGGCCAAATTATTTATGACGTCAAATGCACTCGTAATCTAGCGACTTTTGTAAAGAAACATGGTGGTGAGCCTTTGATGTGGAAAACAGGCCACTCCTTAGTGAAAGCCAAGCTCAAAGAAACTGGCGCACCACTCGCCGGTGAAATGTCTGGCCACATCTTCTTTAAAGACCGTTGGTTTGGTTTTGATGATGGCCTGTACACAGGTGCACGCTTGCTTGAGATCCTCTCTAAAGAAAAAGATCCAAATCAAACGCTTAATGACTTACCAAATGCCATTTGCACTCCTGAACTGCAATTAGCTTGTGCCGAAGGTGAGCCATTTGCTTTGCTAGAAACCATTAAAGCAAATGCCAAGTTCCCCACTTCTGAATCCATCAATACGATTGATGGTGTTCGCGTGGAATACGCCGATGGCTTTGGCTTGGCTAGACCGTCCAATACGACTCCAGTGGTCGTGATGCGCTTTGAGGCTGATAGTGAAGAGGCGATTGCCCGCATTCAGGCCGAGTTTAAGGCCGTACTATTGGCAGCCAAGCCGGGTGCAAAGCTGCCGTTTTAG
- a CDS encoding type II toxin-antitoxin system CcdA family antitoxin translates to MIIHDNIRTYNKDKAPKKATNLTLNTEVLAEAKKLGINISKACDAFLESLVKKEKERLWKLENAKFISEYNQITEEEGLPLDKWRTF, encoded by the coding sequence ATGATCATTCATGACAATATCCGCACATACAACAAAGATAAAGCCCCAAAAAAGGCAACCAATCTAACGCTCAATACCGAAGTCTTGGCAGAGGCGAAGAAATTGGGCATCAACATTTCTAAGGCATGTGATGCCTTTTTAGAGTCGCTTGTAAAGAAAGAAAAAGAGCGACTTTGGAAATTAGAGAATGCAAAATTTATCAGCGAATACAATCAAATCACCGAAGAAGAAGGTCTTCCACTGGATAAGTGGAGAACTTTTTAA
- a CDS encoding CcdB family protein, which produces MARFSIYKNTDDHTKTTPYVLDVQTDLLSDLNTRVVIPLRNSDRYQHLNTTQDLMPRFSIQGKDFILDTPKMAAIPSKYLTKEIGNLRDQQHVVIAAIDRLFHGY; this is translated from the coding sequence ATGGCAAGATTTAGCATTTATAAAAATACGGACGATCACACCAAAACCACCCCCTACGTTCTTGATGTGCAAACCGATCTTTTGAGCGATCTCAATACGCGTGTCGTAATACCACTTCGCAATAGCGACCGATATCAACACTTAAACACAACGCAAGACCTAATGCCTCGTTTTAGCATTCAGGGAAAAGACTTTATTCTGGATACCCCAAAAATGGCGGCAATTCCCTCTAAGTATCTAACAAAAGAAATCGGAAACTTAAGGGATCAACAGCATGTTGTTATAGCCGCTATTGATCGTCTTTTCCATGGCTACTAG